From a region of the Thermodesulfobacteriota bacterium genome:
- a CDS encoding tetratricopeptide repeat protein, translating to MKKKQPIWPGYLLLIIFFMVSCSGAQLRKEQAEASRKIGEAYLKDKNYTYALRELLKAEEIYPDDHLLQNYLGIAYRLKGKPDLAINHFKKALKLKHDYAPARNNLGAAYFDKKDWDSAIACYKEVAENLLYGTPHYPLYNLGRAYYEKKEYKLSEKFFLAAIEKRPNYFDALHGLGQTYIAMGRISEAVAALESIVKQTPKFANENVNLSMNYRLTAKYKFAKVYFDLGGAYRLQHKYRKAYSAYNKVINLVPETSLAVEAEKEIKSLKR from the coding sequence ATGAAAAAAAAGCAGCCTATCTGGCCCGGATATTTACTTTTGATTATCTTTTTTATGGTGTCATGCAGCGGTGCCCAGCTGCGAAAAGAGCAGGCGGAAGCCTCCAGAAAAATTGGTGAAGCATACCTTAAAGATAAAAACTATACATATGCATTAAGAGAGCTTTTAAAAGCTGAAGAGATTTATCCTGATGATCATCTTCTTCAAAATTACCTTGGAATAGCATACAGACTAAAGGGAAAGCCGGATCTTGCCATAAATCATTTTAAGAAAGCGCTGAAACTAAAACACGATTATGCTCCGGCAAGAAATAATCTAGGAGCAGCCTATTTCGATAAAAAGGATTGGGATAGCGCGATAGCTTGCTACAAAGAAGTGGCTGAAAATCTTCTTTATGGAACGCCTCATTATCCTCTTTATAATCTTGGAAGAGCCTATTACGAAAAAAAAGAGTACAAGCTATCAGAAAAATTTTTTCTTGCTGCCATAGAGAAAAGGCCAAATTATTTCGACGCTCTCCACGGTCTGGGCCAAACATATATTGCCATGGGAAGAATTTCGGAGGCTGTGGCAGCTCTTGAAAGTATAGTAAAACAAACGCCTAAATTTGCAAATGAAAATGTTAATTTAAGCATGAACTACCGATTGACAGCTAAATATAAATTTGCAAAAGTATATTTTGATTTGGGGGGTGCCTATCGATTACAACATAAATACAGAAAGGCCTATAGCGCCTACAACAAAGTAATTAACCTTGTCCCTGAAACATCTTTGGCAGTTGAAGCTGAAAAAGAAATCAAGAGTTTAAAAAGATAA
- the pilQ gene encoding type IV pilus secretin PilQ, whose translation MIHLIKRFLRKKALIASLLSAALIFSGCASNKADVEKVDDAEVSVAPTLITNLITAEDSELATVTVRGNRFLTYTSIKQDIPLGILFYFHETGLDETIQSTYTPESDLISSIETSELADQEGTTRILISLKKDTPYDVTPDDTGIKISFSKTSEAQASSDSAAASETAELVQATKPVDAIVPAASILKSVYVLKYEEKIKINVNADGVIKNYKSFTIKSPARIVFDIYNIKSPFKKQKTVPANSKWVSRVRHFGYPDKVRVVLDTKKKFLSSFSAYPVETGLEIHVGKDEIAPVLASSKKVITSEKAITPEKKAPVPEEKPIVVAEKMKPAYAYTKPAWVNRIDFLGKETGKSTVIIGTTHPVNHELVEVTDRLLRINLFNTKLPKYRKRPLITTRFESAVDRITPFFKTTVKNTSMVAIELRERVPYTLEQKEDLLLIHFEASSIPPKPFEQADLPSWKKVFAQMDIKDSVAEKMPIAKTPDMSQEKEYEKVERDKPGVVLFDKSDQDLYDLKRQRRIEAHSGKPRIVEAYYGETAKKYTGEKIALDFYDTDIKNVFRILKEISGQNFAIDKDVTGKITLSFDKPVPWDQVLDLVLKMNKLGRIYEGDIIRIATLETLKEEEVERKEKLKAKQEAKKQEDLITAFLPISYTSASELAIAHLIKKGTEKIISKGTKSRFRGFENTAVTGISIFNPDRGVVSTDARLNMVILTDVPDSVKRAKEIIQKLDKVTPQVMIEAKVVEINTDFTNEIGIDWSADIGPWNSPERISGNLSGDVAMNLPVASAGTIGLAFTKVNGTPFVLNAQLTAMETRGKGKIISSPKVLTLDGKTAMIKHGFQYPYFEISDGDISVRFKDIVLSLEVTPMVTPDERVLLQIHVTKDDVGDFVSGSGFDVPSIIKNEAETELLVNDQDTIVIGGIVKTNKTSSTSGWPGLQNIPLLGWLFKKEGKSEISEELLIFITPKIVQLEQRHMVD comes from the coding sequence ATGATTCATTTAATCAAACGATTTTTAAGAAAAAAAGCTTTAATTGCCTCACTTTTATCAGCAGCATTGATATTTTCAGGATGTGCTTCCAACAAGGCTGATGTCGAAAAAGTAGATGACGCTGAAGTTTCCGTTGCCCCCACTCTTATCACCAACCTAATTACGGCAGAAGATTCGGAATTGGCTACTGTTACGGTCAGAGGCAATCGCTTTTTAACCTATACTTCAATTAAGCAGGATATTCCTCTGGGAATTCTCTTTTATTTTCACGAAACCGGTCTTGATGAAACAATTCAAAGCACTTATACACCGGAAAGTGACCTTATTTCATCAATCGAAACTTCGGAATTGGCTGACCAGGAAGGTACAACCAGAATTCTGATCTCTTTGAAAAAGGACACCCCCTATGATGTAACTCCTGATGATACCGGTATCAAAATATCTTTTTCAAAGACATCCGAAGCCCAGGCTTCTTCTGATTCGGCAGCAGCCAGTGAGACAGCTGAATTAGTTCAGGCAACAAAACCTGTCGATGCTATCGTTCCGGCTGCAAGCATTCTGAAATCGGTTTATGTATTAAAATATGAAGAAAAGATAAAAATTAACGTTAATGCAGATGGTGTGATTAAAAATTACAAATCTTTTACGATAAAGAGCCCTGCACGGATCGTTTTTGATATTTACAACATCAAAAGCCCCTTTAAAAAACAAAAGACCGTCCCGGCGAACAGCAAGTGGGTAAGCCGGGTTCGCCATTTTGGATATCCAGACAAAGTACGGGTTGTGCTAGATACAAAAAAGAAGTTTCTTTCCAGTTTCTCAGCATATCCGGTGGAAACCGGTCTTGAGATTCATGTAGGAAAAGATGAAATAGCCCCGGTCTTGGCAAGTTCTAAAAAGGTTATTACATCCGAAAAAGCTATTACTCCTGAAAAGAAAGCTCCTGTGCCGGAAGAAAAACCAATTGTCGTTGCTGAAAAAATGAAACCGGCCTATGCATATACCAAACCCGCGTGGGTCAATCGTATAGATTTTCTTGGCAAAGAAACCGGAAAATCGACTGTAATAATTGGAACCACCCATCCAGTGAACCACGAGCTTGTTGAAGTAACGGACAGATTACTTCGTATCAACCTGTTTAATACAAAACTACCAAAATATCGAAAACGTCCGCTTATCACCACACGGTTTGAAAGTGCGGTAGATCGAATAACTCCGTTCTTCAAGACTACCGTAAAAAACACCTCTATGGTTGCCATAGAACTGAGAGAAAGGGTTCCTTACACTCTTGAACAAAAAGAGGACCTTCTTTTAATCCATTTTGAAGCCTCTTCAATTCCGCCTAAACCATTTGAACAGGCTGACCTGCCATCGTGGAAAAAAGTTTTTGCCCAGATGGATATTAAAGATTCAGTCGCCGAAAAAATGCCAATTGCAAAAACACCCGATATGTCCCAGGAGAAAGAGTATGAAAAAGTGGAACGTGATAAACCCGGCGTGGTTTTATTCGACAAGAGCGATCAAGACCTTTATGATCTGAAACGCCAGCGAAGAATTGAAGCTCATTCCGGAAAACCACGAATTGTTGAAGCCTACTATGGAGAAACAGCAAAAAAGTATACCGGAGAAAAAATAGCGCTTGATTTTTATGACACCGATATAAAAAATGTATTTCGAATTTTAAAAGAAATAAGCGGACAAAACTTCGCTATTGACAAAGATGTTACCGGAAAAATTACGCTTTCATTTGACAAACCAGTACCATGGGATCAGGTTCTCGACCTTGTTCTTAAGATGAATAAACTGGGCAGAATCTATGAAGGAGATATTATAAGAATTGCCACACTTGAGACATTAAAAGAAGAAGAAGTAGAAAGAAAAGAAAAACTGAAAGCAAAGCAGGAAGCCAAAAAGCAGGAAGATTTAATAACCGCATTTTTACCCATCAGCTATACCAGTGCAAGTGAATTGGCGATAGCTCACCTTATAAAAAAAGGCACTGAAAAAATAATATCAAAGGGCACTAAAAGTCGTTTTAGAGGGTTTGAGAATACTGCAGTCACAGGCATAAGCATATTTAATCCCGACCGTGGAGTTGTTTCGACTGATGCGCGCCTTAATATGGTTATACTTACAGATGTGCCTGATTCGGTAAAGCGGGCTAAAGAAATCATTCAGAAACTGGACAAGGTAACTCCCCAGGTGATGATCGAAGCAAAAGTCGTTGAAATAAATACTGATTTTACAAATGAAATCGGTATTGATTGGTCTGCAGACATAGGGCCCTGGAATTCACCAGAGAGGATCAGCGGAAATCTGTCAGGTGATGTTGCAATGAATCTGCCTGTCGCAAGTGCAGGAACCATAGGTCTTGCTTTTACCAAGGTTAACGGAACTCCGTTTGTGCTAAATGCACAATTAACGGCTATGGAAACCCGTGGAAAAGGAAAAATAATCTCTTCTCCCAAAGTATTAACACTTGACGGAAAGACAGCTATGATAAAACATGGGTTTCAGTACCCCTACTTTGAAATATCTGATGGTGATATATCGGTTAGATTTAAAGATATCGTTCTATCGCTTGAAGTGACACCGATGGTCACTCCGGATGAGCGTGTTTTATTGCAGATACATGTGACCAAAGACGACGTCGGTGATTTCGTTTCCGGCTCAGGTTTTGATGTACCCTCAATCATTAAAAATGAAGCTGAAACGGAACTTTTAGTCAACGATCAGGATACGATAGTAATCGGTGGTATTGTTAAAACAAATAAAACCTCTTCAACTTCCGGCTGGCCAGGGTTGCAAAATATCCCCCTGCTTGGCTGGCTCTTTAAAAAAGAAGGAAAATCAGAAATAAGTGAGGAACTTCTTATATTTATCACACCTAAAATTGTTCAGCTTGAACAGCGCCATATGGTGGACTAA
- a CDS encoding pilus assembly protein PilP, with protein sequence MYKHFMISSVVFLIGLSVLVAGLFSGCDGRSERPAKPEIVYKKIIAKSKDAAKAEKTVPVKSTPKVLTKHDLAKNPKADISPARDVKISKRPAVQPQKPKMTLEPKSDISKIKITKKEKRPVPSSTGSNKLPIKKDVLKPKPDTAKVVAKVSDKTAVAATKGSDKIISSSITDSAPSAYIARGKIDPFEPLFKETPVFRKKKKKRVPRTPLEKLSLGQLKLVAIIRAPSGNKALVEEISGKGYVIKKGTYIGLNSGKIIKIEKDNIIIEEEIQNIQGNIEVRQKKMKLQKPSGE encoded by the coding sequence ATGTATAAACATTTTATGATAAGCAGTGTTGTCTTTTTAATCGGTCTATCGGTTCTTGTTGCAGGTCTTTTTTCAGGATGTGACGGCCGGTCAGAGCGACCTGCGAAACCTGAAATTGTTTACAAAAAAATAATTGCCAAATCAAAAGATGCTGCAAAAGCTGAAAAAACTGTACCCGTAAAAAGCACACCAAAGGTTTTAACAAAACACGATCTGGCAAAAAACCCTAAAGCGGATATTTCGCCGGCAAGAGATGTAAAGATAAGCAAAAGACCGGCAGTGCAGCCACAAAAACCGAAGATGACTTTAGAACCTAAATCGGACATTTCAAAGATAAAAATCACAAAAAAAGAGAAAAGACCTGTCCCATCATCTACCGGCAGTAATAAATTACCAATAAAAAAAGATGTTTTAAAGCCTAAGCCAGATACTGCAAAAGTAGTAGCTAAAGTATCAGATAAAACAGCAGTTGCAGCAACAAAGGGGTCGGATAAAATAATATCATCTTCCATAACCGATTCCGCTCCCAGTGCTTACATTGCCCGTGGGAAGATTGACCCTTTTGAGCCCTTGTTTAAAGAGACACCTGTTTTCAGGAAAAAAAAGAAAAAGCGTGTCCCTCGTACACCACTTGAAAAGCTCTCTTTAGGCCAGTTGAAACTTGTGGCAATAATTCGTGCACCAAGCGGTAATAAAGCACTTGTAGAAGAAATCTCGGGCAAAGGTTATGTTATAAAAAAAGGAACATACATCGGACTCAACTCGGGTAAAATAATAAAAATAGAAAAAGACAATATTATTATTGAAGAAGAGATTCAAAATATTCAAGGCAATATAGAAGTCCGCCAAAAAAAAATGAAACTTCAAAAGCCTTCCGGAGAATAA